Within the Mixophyes fleayi isolate aMixFle1 chromosome 5, aMixFle1.hap1, whole genome shotgun sequence genome, the region TGTTCCTGCAGTGATACATTTACAAAAGAGAAGGTCTTCCACAATATTGTCACCATTAAAAAAGTGTGAGTAGCAAATCATATGAGCACCCTTATTACTGTCTATTGCCTCAGCTACTTGTAGCCCGAATTCCTTccctttaatttttttcaattaccTGGTCATTCAGATCTTCAGCCATATGTTGGATTCTGCGACTCATGGTATTGTTGGATAAAGGTACCTTTGAAAGCAGTTTTTCCGCTGATTTGTCAACCATAATGGTGACCATATCCACTGCAGCCAGTAAAATCAGTTCTTCTGCAATGGTGTGAGGCTTTTTATACTTCGCAACTCTATATGCCACTTTGTAGGTTACTAGCAAAGCACTGCTTGGTATGAatacttatttaaaaaatgtacctttttgtGCTTTCAAGTCTTTTATCTTGCTGGTGAAGTAATCACGTGGTTTATTAGCCATGTTAGCGTGATTGGTCCCTAAATGGCATTTAAGTTTGCTTGAAATCATGCATTCTGGCGACGACATTTTCAGACGTAATACACACTGTGGACCCTCTTCGTCATTGACATCTACAGCCgtaaaaggaagaaaaattaaatgtacaTAAAGGCTGTTTACATAAATGCAGAGAATGTATCTCCATCATATTGTGCCCCTtcaaaatcacactgtgcccctccacaatcacactgtgcccctccacaatcacactgtgcccccttataacCTCTTGTGCCCTGTCATAATTACATGTGCCCCATCATCAGTTTCACTTGTATTACATTGCCCCTTTCATCCTCCCTTCAAtttcttaccttttacttgcccttctttcttctgttttcttgtttttctcttctttctttctagcTTCCCTCTGCGCCGATCTTCACTGAAAATGTCAGGCCTATGCCGTCACACCCGATAGTCAGTGCAAATGAGCAAGGAGGAGGGTGCCAGGCGCTGTACTGGTATGTAATTTGTTTTGGCCAATGAACAAGTGGGGGATGGCAAGCAGAGGGGAGCGCTTAGTGCTCCTTCGCCTTGCTTACCTCGTTTACCTCCTGACCTGGCCACAGCATCCCTGTGAGATTGCCACAGCACCGCAGGGAGCCACAGGACACAGTTTGGTAACTGCTGGTATAAACAATGAGTACTTATGTGACTGTCATCACTTCATCGTTTATTATTTGTGTAGTGTAAGAAATAATACattcctactgtaaattattagcTATATTATAAGTTAACATGGACTTCAGTGACCTGCACAAAAGAACTCAATCTGCAGCCTCATGCTTTTTATGGTCACAAAACTCCTCAGTGACTTTTATTACCCATATACTTTACAATAGAGAGCGCATAATCACACAtacctttttatatttttgaggCAATACCATTTTTTTAGAgtcaaatacaatatataaaatacttaaaataGCAATATGTATGTGCATAGGCTCCATGTTCTCACCTAGTAAAATAAAACCATTTTGTGAATTGTGATTTCCTGATCCACTCCATTTTACTTATAGCTTCAAGACCTTGCTTTTCATCACCAGAAATATTTGTCTTAAAACATATAGCCCTTAGAGACATAGATGCTTgctttgatgattcaatttactgAAAAGGGTATCCTAGTTTTCAGATAAAGAAATATGAGCCTTAATATCATCTGTGTGGTATGGATGTTTAATTTAGATAAAATGGTAAAATGTAGTCACCTAATGTATTCTGTGAGATCACAGGCTACTACATTGTACCCATCAACATTAATTCTAAAAGCACTGGGCCTCATTTAAGAAGAGCATCATAAACAACTTTGCTTCTGCACTGGTGAACTTGTATGGTTGGCCAAAAGCAGGATATACGCCTGAGCAATGAAGAAAACGCCAATCAGCGTAAGAAGCACATTCACAAACAGTAAAATACAAGAgaccttcaccatcatcatctgcTAATTGCACACGCCCCTCACCATCCACAAATAATACAGCGTTCTCAGGCACATATGTATCTTTGCCCTTTTCAGCTGTTCTCCATTGAgcaaacatgcctttactgtactcggcctacattGGAATGCCCCTGGTCCACCTATCCAGATGCAAGCAGacataagtgccagaatcacgcaAATCTACATGGGCGCATATGCATGCAcccacttttctgggcatgcacagagcgacttcacacaagatacgctacacaaactggCAAACCAAAGTCCACTTTGGTTTATCAGAAAGATTGCACATAATACTGCAACCTCTTACCACTTTAGAATGACTCTTTTCATTACATTATGGGCCTGAACCATTAAGacatgtaaatgccgatacgtgccgtatttttgTTAAATCGCACAGCGCATGCCCAGAATtggaccatacaccagtgaaTACAGCCACGTCCAATTCACCTTCGAGTGGAAAGGACCCTTaagacagcctacgattttatgGGTGGAACGGGCAAGgaaaggggcgtatgcacatcaatgtacactaagggtgCGCTAAGCTCAACAaatgcagcagtgtccgattcaagttttgggcatctcaaaggtaagtGTTTGTCTGTCGAATACTTGTATTAGCTACACATCTCGTGTAAGTGGTAAGtggcgattactagtgatgatggtcgcgtTTGCAAGCTAGAACATGACTTCGCACTCAGGAGCTGCTCCATAAAACTACACACACCATTGTACTTACTtaggtagcaaggaacacccttGCTCCGTTcaacttctttttttatatttaatatgtcaTTGTACGTGCATGCACCTTTCAATTCTATTCATATTTTACACAGAAGAACGGACTGGGGGAGGGAAGAGCCGTCTCCGCGTAGTTAATCTACCGTAAGAGTGTGCTAAGGTTGAGCGCACGCACATCCGTCCAACTCAATCTCTAGGCATTTTTTAGGTACGTGaattttagctgtatcatttgcaccagctacagtggaAGTGTAAGTGATAGTGATAACAGTCACGTATTCATACTAGAACCTGTGTTTGCCATCAacatcaactgtaaaaatgcattttatgtacagcaggcattaataacattttgatatatgtatttcatgctgGGGAAAGAtaacaacatttttgtttttcaatcatttttattaatgattattttatCAATAAGTGTTAatgtctttaatatttttttattatctgtgcGTTCAGAtaggactttatatatacatatgcactgtgcgtatcctgcagtgtgttgtgtctatcTGCGTaggcaagtgccgtataggcagagcatacttagatCCTTCTTAAactagaaacatttcttgagatcctcttgttgTTGAGTACGGGCGTACCTGTATGCATTCTccgtatgttttaaaaaaaacacaaattgtgttcactttgcgttccttattgaatcaggcacACTATGTTCAATATTAGATAACATGTTAGAGCACAAGATCTCTACACACAAGCACTTAGGTACTTATCATAAGCTAGAGTCATTCTGTCAAAATGACATAACAACTAATTCAATGACCAGCTAACATGGCCAAAAGTCCCTTTGAACTTAACCTATGCAGGGATGgagagatggagggggggggggggggcatgtctAGGGCATCCATGAGGCATGCGCCGGTCCTGCCAATATAATGCCTATATGGCATTGTAAAGATAATACCTTATTGCTTGTTAGGACAAACGCAATTGCTTTTCTGAAACACCATATTACTCTAAGTTTTGCCCCTGTATGTACTGTGTTGGTATCAAAAGTTAATTCACTTACCATAGCTGTAATTTTTTGTCAGGTACATTGTTAGGGTAGGTTTAATTGTTTTGCATTTGCAGCGATCTGTAAAGATGAAAAACAAAGTCCATGAAGTAGCATAATGAACCATCCATGAATTGAATGCTACTTaagtaatgaaaaaaataaatgtattttgcacaACTACTCAGGAGTGACTGGTAAATGATGAAATATGTAATCCAGAATATATTAGACACATCTGACAGGCCTGCATGTGGTACAAATTAGGATAAATAATACTGTATCAGTTATCACAAGAAAATACAGACTTTACCCATGTTTAAACTTTTGCAGTGATTCATTCTTGGTCTTTCTGGGACTATGACATCTTGTGTAAACTCCATCCACTTTATATCTAAAAAGAACAAGCCATCATTTGCCAATGAAAATAACTGCACTATGCCAAACACACCAGGCGTAACTTGAGTCTTTACATACACCTCTTGAACGGGACAAGATGATTTCTTCACATCTGCAATATAAATACTTTTAGTAGTCTTAAATAAATCTTTCCTAGGAACGTGTGTTTTTCATGGCTGTTTTACATTATTGTTTTAATGacacttttatatttaaataaagttgcATAACTTTATAAACGAATCCATTACATGGAGTGTTTTAATTTAAGGTGTCCAagctaaacaaaaacaaaactgaaaaaacTTATGGTCCAAACAGTTTCCTTTTTAGCTGATCCAGTTATTTAAACAGGTGCTAAAGTAATGTTCTCTCATTAGCACATACTTTCAACTTTACAGAAATGTATGTTCTGTAACAAACAGAACTGAAATAGAGATATAAAAATAACttatagtgattttttttcagtCAGCTTATGTTAAAAAGAAGGTGCCacctatacacattttacaatgtCAACAATATTGCTATGTCTATGTTAGCACAAATTAATCAAAGTATGAAATGTTATGTTAATACATAGGGTTAAGTAATAGTTGGAACAATTCAGTGAAACAGTATCTTTAAACACAAAAATTAAGTTTTAAGGAGTTAATTACAATCCCAGTCCTAGAACATCTTCTCCCTTTACCTTCAGAGATATCAGTAACTATGGCTTCAGGAGAGATGCACACTCCACGGTCATAAACTGGAAGGTCATCACATGCTAGGTTGTCTGGCCAGCTGTGATTGTATCTCTTCATGATGGGCTCACATCCATCCTTAGATCTTTGGCACACCGATTTACAGGGTTTGATTGGGTCATGAAGGAACTCCAGTGTGCAGATAGGTGCATACATGGCACACAGAAAGAAACTCAGCACAGGACTGCAGTTATATTCCACTAGCTCCTGGTATTGCTCAATTGCCAGAATAGCGTTCTCCTGAGTGCTGTGGTGCAGGTGGTTGGGCATTCTTGTAATATTCCAAGGCATGTCTTTACACATGGGGATTCTGACGGTTTCACAGGGGGCTGAATGAACTCCCATCTCCAATACACAAAGGACAGCTATAACTAGCAGCATCTTTGCAGTGGGACACTTATTAGCTCACACAAACACGTCTACCACCCTAAGATGTAGGCTAAACAGGTTAGTTTGTAGCGAATAATTCACGAACAACTTGATGAGAACATTTAAATAGCGATATCGGACTGCTCCTTGCACGGGTATGTCAGTAATAGATTAGAGGCTGAGAACCGTCTTCCCTTCAGCTTCCCAGGCTCCACTGTAGATAAGCGTGGACATTGTACAACTACCTTTATAGCAGTGCCACAAGTGACGTGCATCACTTCTATTTTTTTAGATGACTACAGAAttcattttttcccctttgtCAGACACAGTTACATCATCCCTATTCGTTTAATCCCAGGGCGACATCACTAAATTTCACTTTAATTTCCAAGATAAATTAgtcgcctcctcctcctcctaactttctttTCTTCAACGGCGCAGTAAGATAAAAACAGAGATGTCTCGTTCACCTGTTCCCGTTTTGCAGATCTTACACCAGCAGAAAAAAGCTTAGAAAAATAAAACGATCCTATAATAACAGAGTATATAATCTGCGATATCATCTCGCAGCGTTCTCTCCTCCCTCATTTTTCAAGAGCGAGCAGAAGACCGTGTAAATCGTCTCTCATACCCCGGTTTACCACAAGAGGGACGCACAGCTGATCTTATGCGACACATTACAAAGTGCTGCTCAGATCTCATGTGTACATATATGCAAGTACTGTAGACAGTTGGCCATTTCATGTGCTGTTTGTAAAGAGTGCACTTTTGCAATACTGCTACATTCAGGTGTTTtaattgggctttttttttttaaacaaaaggaaGGAGATGTGCTTTAATATAATTTCTAATGGGCCACACTTGAAATaatttgtttataaataaaagcaATTGTAACATACACCGACACCCAcccccagtgtcggactggggcatgaagggcccaccgggggactgcaacactgggggcccaccagagggggtgtggtcagccatcatagaggcgggaccagacactagagggggagtggtcagtccactaaggacagctagcaccttactgtagtatataaagaatgcagtatgtgtataaagaatatacagtcttgacctgccccttagattgggcagaacagtcaccaaaaatcaggcttggctaacctgtggcactccaggtgttgtgaaactacaagccccagcatgctttgccaatatatagcagcttattgctggaagggtatgctgggacttgtagtttcacaacacctggagtaccacaggttagccaagcctgcgctagattcagaacatttgacaaactgtcctacctgttgttgtcacttttatcacctgtggctgctggtttctttagttgctggttgtctggatcctggaatgttgagggccctatttgaaaaaaataatgggtacatttagaaacgacaaccttccctgccattaaatcaacagcacccacatttaataattaggcctctctccagcctcaacattaaagtaatagtgctcacatttgataaatagatctatttccctccaaccgaccccaacatcaaactaatagtattcccatttaataaataaaccaattaccctccctccaaacaaccccagcattaaattaaaggtccca harbors:
- the SFRP4 gene encoding secreted frizzled-related protein 4; the protein is MLLVIAVLCVLEMGVHSAPCETVRIPMCKDMPWNITRMPNHLHHSTQENAILAIEQYQELVEYNCSPVLSFFLCAMYAPICTLEFLHDPIKPCKSVCQRSKDGCEPIMKRYNHSWPDNLACDDLPVYDRGVCISPEAIVTDISEDIKWMEFTQDVIVPERPRMNHCKSLNMDRCKCKTIKPTLTMYLTKNYSYVIHAKVKSVTRSNCNEITTLVEVKETLKSSTTILRSQVPLITNSSCQCPQLLPNQDVLIMCYQWRSRMMLLDGCLVEKWKDQLNKRFKRWEQTLQEQQVKTMQEKIKNASRTSRSGAPKTSPKNPNPPPGISKKNVKTKKDQKDRRA